Genomic segment of Rana temporaria chromosome 12, aRanTem1.1, whole genome shotgun sequence:
ACAATGGACCAGACCAAGGCACAGGAAGTCCATAAAAGGTAGACCCAAAGTTAGCCAATCTAGGCTATTTAATTGCTACCAGCACTTAGAATTTCAGTTCAGCCTGATGGTGAGTATGGAGAACTGCTGTGATAGTTATAGTCAGGGCAGACCTTTTGCACTAGTCTGTAATCTGTGGTGTAAAAGGAGACATACACGCAAACAATCTTGAAAGGGTGTGAACATGTCCAAGCGACCTTGCTACGAGTTTGCTGCTGATGGCAGGTCTTTGACGGATCATGAGGACACAGACCTGTCTTAATTGCTTTATCCACTTTTTCAAACTCCACTCGGCAGTTGAAGATTTTTGATTCCTTTGCTTCGGCATACATCTGCTGCTCCAGATCAAAGTCGAGGACTTTGGATGGTGGAACAAGACTGACAGATACATTTCCCTGGCCAGTTGAGTTGTGAAGGAAGAAGACACTGAAGGATCCATTCCCATGGTCCACCACTTTCCCAGTGATGAGAAGATTAAGCTTTACAGTCTTGATATTGGAATAAAAGTCCCCCCAACCAAAGACTTTCTTTGCTCTTCCGGTTGACCTGAGCACAGACTGGCGTCGGACCCTTGCTGGAACTGGAGGTTCTTGATTGTGATCTATATCTGAAAGACTGTTCAGGACATCCCAAAATTCTGGGGTGTTAGAGAGAAGTTGAAGAACTGTAGAGTTTAACGGGTTGGAACTACGAGGCCGGGTTGGGGAGGAAGTTTTTTTCCGAGGGATTCGTGGTCTCGGCTGAGGCTTAGCTTCTGATTGATCTTCATCATCAGGATCACCAGGGGAGTCTTCCGGCCCACAGATCACCTAGGAATGATAAACAGATAGTAAATGTCTTCCATCAGAAAAAGCACAAATTAAATTTATAAGAAATATGTATTATTACTTTACTCAATTAGTTGTAATATTGAAACAATGTATGAAGCCTATGTTGAGAATGCCTAGCCAACAGACTGTACATCTGGTGGCTTACTTTTTTCACAGCTATTCCTTAAACATTTTCTGAGCCAGATATAAAAGTGAAAAGTACATCAAGTTGCAAAAAGAATCTTTGCTGAATCCCAAGACCTACTGTATACTATTGCTGACTTCAGCAGATATACAACATTTGGCTGCCTTTCTAACAACACTCACACAACATTTAACCAAATCTTTCCCAAGAGACCATTGACTATTGATCGCTATGAGGTGTGTGTAATCATATTGGGTCACGTTGGAGGAAATGGGTTATCTTGGAGGACTGGTTCATGTTAGAGGATCTGATTTATGTTGGAGGACTGGGTTATGCTGAAGGACCTAGAAATCCTAGTACAAAAAGAAATCCTCTAGCTTTAGCGTCTGAGTTTTAATTAAATCTCACAGTAGagctttttgagcattttttggaTGATTTATCAAACACATTGCTCATTACAACCAAACCACTTCCTTTTTTTCTGGCAGCTAAAAGTAGAAACCTCATTGATTGTTGTGGTCAACAAACTAGGTTGCCCCCACGTTTACACGTCAGCCCCTCTACCTTAGTTTCCATGCATCTTTTCTCATTTCCAGTTTTCCATTTCCCCTAGCATTTTCCAGTCTCCCTCCTCACTTTGTCTTTATTGATGGCCCCTTACCTGCAAAGCCCAAGTAGTAACAGATGCTGCCGCTGATAATTAGTGGTACTGAGTACTAATCAGTTTACCAGCTTAATGAGAGCTGAGTAATGTCCTGGCACCTGACTTGCGCCCCCCTGGGTATCACAATGTCAAAGAGGTTTTCGGAAAAAAAGACCACTACAAAATACGTAGTCCATAGTGAATTAACGGCCAATGTCAAAGAAACCACATTTGGCAGCAGAGGCCAGAGATAATGAACATCGGTGTGTTACACAGTCACCATAAACGGTCCCATACTGCACTTGTGCCATGAATAAGAAAACATACTGTAAGTGATAATTGTACATTCCACATATATAAACGTCATATAATTGTCCTGATGTTGAAAATGTAGAAACAGCTCAAACAGACATCTATTTCATAAGTATGCAGTTAGCAAAATCAGAACTCTTGGTCGGCATTCGTATTCCGGGTCCATAATGCAAAATGTACTGAAGACAGAGAATCAACATGACAGCTAGGCTACTAGTATTTTCACAAGGTTGTCAATAATGGCAGCTCATATATCATGTGGAGGCTACCATGGCTGACCTCTCTTCTTGAAATACTAGTTAACTTGAAGTTGCGCTGTGCGAATGGCTTTGGCGCCTTATGCAGTACTTACTTGGAGCATAAATTAAGATAAAGAGTTCTGACTTGACCCTCATTTTCTAAGGCATATGCTTGTTACAGGTTGCACCCAGACTGGTGGCCCTTATTTTTCTTAACTGCAGTTAGACAATACTGCTTGGTCACCTGCCTTCCCACATTCTGTAATTAACAATCAAGAAGCAACGCATGAATGAACTGTCCCTCTTCTGTCTGCATATTCCTTGTCAGTCATTGTGCAAGAGGCAGGGACTGATTGGCTTTCTACTAGTTTGAGTTCTAAAGTTTAAGAAATAATAACAAGCTGATATCAAGTCAGTTTCAGCTACTTGCActtattgcatttaaaaataaatgtaactatgtttttaatgaatacataactgaattaattaatttatatattatattaatattttttattgttgcgTGCAATGCAACTTTAATGATCCTGTTGGTAGAATGACATTGTTTAATCACAAATGGCCTGTAAAAGAAAATCTAATATTTACCTTTGTTCTCTTGTAAGGCTACAGATGCTGTAGAAGATACTTGGTCCCTGGTGGGGGCCGTGGTTTTTCCCATAATCCGCTACGTCATTACTTTGTTCTTTAGTGGTATAGCAGCCAACTGGAGGAACCACAATTCCAAGCAGAGGACAAGGTCATGTTGTAAAATCTTCTCTCTCTTTTTAGGAACTGTGTGCTGCGTAACAGAAGCACCTCAAGAGATTGAAGATTTTACTGCCCGCCAACCAAAAAGTTAAGTATTAAAGTAGAaatttaagtctttttttttaaatttacagatctcctcatataaaaataaaaataaaaatctccacttACCCTCTCCCTGCTCAAGCGCTGTCCCAAACTTCCTCCTCAGTCCAGCTTATAGGGAATACGCTCTTGCCTTACTTATTTTTTGGTATATAATTGTGATATTCAGGGATATTTATGGTCTGTAGATGTCCCtagggcaggtttttttttcttcaggtttaAAGCTTATAATTAAAGAGGACTAAGTATCCGGAGGGGGTTGTATAACGATTAGGTGGAGAATTTAGGCTAATTGTTATTCAGGGCGAATATAGTTGAAGGGACAGTTTCTGAGTTCAGATGTCCACTGCAAAAAACTGCCACTAGACTGGACTTGTGATGATATAACAGTCAGCAATGGTCGTCCTCCCAATAGTCAAGGATGCTTACTAAGCTTTCTCTAAACCCAGAAAGGGTACACAACACTATAATACAGAAaacatcaacatctgtcacacATTCTGATTACAGAAAATATAGTGTCATATCCATTATAAGCTGCAATCACTTTGCGACATCAAATGCCAAGAATGAAGTAGAACCTATATACTGCCAGTGCATATCCTATCAAGGATTGCTTAACAACAAGTTAGCAGGTACCCCAAATGCCCATAGCCGATATACCAACATAGTTATAGTACTAGTCTATCCAAGACAAGGTCTACAGGAGAGAGGCCAGGGGTATCTAACCAGGGTGACCGCATTGTATCAAACTTGCCAGAGCGTCCTTTATGTTGGAAGATAAACCTCTATGTTGGAAGATAAACTTCTTCAACCGTAGAGTGTCCCCCATCTGAGCTATCCATTCTGTCACCGTTGGAGGGTTAGCTGCCATCCAatgtctaaggatgagcttgcgAGCCTGAAACAAGGCTCTAGCAATAGCCTGCTTTGGATGATCATCAATTAGGAAGTCATCCAAAATACCCAATATACATGGTTTAGGTTCGGTCGGTACAGTGACCTGGAAAACTTTATTGACAGTAGTCAGAACTCCTGTCCAATATAAATGCAGCTTGGGACAGTGCcataacaaatgaaaaaaattccCATGGTCCCTCAGACATCTGCGGCATTCCCATCTCACCCCATCCTGAACAGTCGAGCTGGTGTGAAGTATATCTGCAGTACAATGAATAGCTGAGACGGGCGTTGAACCACATTTAGGGAGCACATCTGGACCGCCTGCAGGGCCTCCTGCCACTGTTCATCCTCAAAAGGGTCCTACATGCCTCTCCCACTTACTTGCCACCCCCAGGGAAAATCTGTCTAGGAAGACTGATAGAAACAGGGAGTAGCATCTGGAGATAAAGCCCTTAAAGTAAGTCAAATGCCATCTTTTAACATTTTGAGCTGCTTCATTAGTTATTATAGTGGCTCAATAACATGTTGGGGACCAAGCATATGATGTGTAACACTTCCTATCCTAATATCTAACTTCACCGACCAAGGTTTAGAATCCCAGAAGATCTCTTGTTTGCCCACAGCTATTCTATTCTAAACCAAGCCATCTATTATTTTTCTTGTAGGAGATCTGGATTCCAAGGTGACCAGGATACAATGATGCAAGGGGTAAAGCCTTTTGAGACTGTATTTCATCTCATGAAATCCACAGCCAAagtctctagggcagtggttctcaacctttctagtgtcgtgaccccttgataacatttcccaaattgtggggacccctaacagtaaaattatgctGGCAGGatttggaatgagtggcagtgttggtggggggggtgggatgagtggcagtgctggggagagttctgatcagcacacgtaggtgctcttgatcaaggtcatctgctgatctgagaactgtagtggggactttttatggcaactataatcacaggtagtgttactcactgtgtctctggcttcactgtgtctctcgGAATTTGTGGTGTctcacagcagtgacacctatgccaaaatcaggagatagggtctccttcagcccctcccacttcacattcctcaccagtcagctgacctctagtctctgccccccacccatgccgtgaactgaatgggcggctgaaaAGAGGCTGGGTGGGCGGCCGAGGGATCCAGGAATAGCCCAGCTGAGTTGCCACAGGcttcagggacagccctgctgggcggtcgCAAAAAGGTTGGGagagcagtgcaggcttcaggattcggtgacccatggcaaattgtcattcaacccccaagggggtcccgacctccaggttgagaaccactgctctagggtatATGAAAGACAAGTGTTTATTGGGCACGATACAAAAATGAGTAGTCAACACGTTTTGGGGGCTCAAAACCCACCTTTCTCTGGGTTTATGTATAGATGGATTCAAGGATGTATTGGAAACAAAAAAGAGGAATGACTGGGATATTATACTGATTGGGTGACAATTCATATGATATCCTGGTCACTTCACTTTGGTGTCCAGTACATACTTCAACCTATATCTACATGAAGTCCTAAAGAACGGGGAGTTCTGGTCTCCCGAAACGAG
This window contains:
- the NXPH3 gene encoding neurexophilin-3, whose product is MQLTQCCFIFLVQGSIYLVICGPEDSPGDPDDEDQSEAKPQPRPRIPRKKTSSPTRPRSSNPLNSTVLQLLSNTPEFWDVLNSLSDIDHNQEPPVPARVRRQSVLRSTGRAKKVFGWGDFYSNIKTVKLNLLITGKVVDHGNGSFSVFFLHNSTGQGNVSVSLVPPSKVLDFDLEQQMYAEAKESKIFNCRVEFEKVDKAIKTGLCPHDPSKTCHQQQTRSKVAWTCSHPFKIVCVYVSFYTTDYRLVQKVCPDYNYHSSSPYSPSG